One segment of uncultured Methanobrevibacter sp. DNA contains the following:
- a CDS encoding class I SAM-dependent methyltransferase codes for MGFFDNMRKPKGKLGNIQLKSMNKEHTPVSLWGLKHLDIKPDDIVLDIGCGGGININRMAKKAKMVYGVDYSIESVKLSKEVNRQEIYDGKVKVLEGNVAKLPFEDNIFDIVTAFETVYFWPDIEKCFGEVKRVLKQGGIFLIGMESNGSDNLIMKLSERLIDMTVYNDKEIKGFLKNNEFSDITIYLRDSKNKQEIIKKMDGSQTRVDDDYDKVSFSDKFVEWMTVVAKK; via the coding sequence ATGGGATTTTTTGACAATATGAGAAAACCAAAAGGAAAATTAGGGAATATACAATTGAAATCAATGAATAAAGAGCACACCCCTGTTTCACTATGGGGATTAAAACATCTGGACATAAAACCCGATGACATAGTCTTGGACATAGGTTGTGGTGGTGGAATAAACATTAACAGAATGGCCAAAAAGGCAAAAATGGTATACGGTGTTGATTACAGCATTGAAAGTGTAAAACTATCCAAAGAAGTAAACCGCCAGGAGATTTATGACGGTAAGGTAAAAGTTCTTGAGGGAAATGTTGCAAAGTTGCCTTTTGAAGATAACATTTTTGATATAGTCACAGCATTTGAAACTGTTTATTTCTGGCCGGATATTGAAAAATGCTTTGGTGAAGTAAAAAGGGTACTTAAACAAGGAGGAATATTTTTAATTGGAATGGAATCAAATGGATCTGATAATCTTATTATGAAACTGTCAGAGCGTCTGATAGATATGACTGTCTATAATGATAAAGAAATCAAAGGATTTTTAAAGAATAATGAGTTTTCAGATATAACAATTTATCTAAGGGATAGCAAAAACAAGCAAGAGATAATTAAAAAGATGGATGGTTCGCAAACCCGTGTCGACGATGATTATGATAAGGTGTCCTTTTCAGATAAGTTCGTTGAATGGATGACAGTTGTAGCCAAAAAGTGA